The Persephonella sp. IF05-L8 genome contains a region encoding:
- a CDS encoding SDR family oxidoreductase yields MACKELEGKLAFITGGSRGIGKAIALKLAEMGADVIINYYKNKEKADEVVKEIESKGVKGYAIQGDFGKKEDIDRVFDEIKEKFGYLDIFVSNAVASGREVVGGFAPFLRLKEKGTRRIFDITVMGFIWSTQRAVPLMEGREGKIIAISSTGTRDYMPNYAIHGAAKSALEALVRYAAVEFGPKGINVNTVSGGPIDTEAIQLFPNYEEVKEGTIKLTPLGRMGMPEDIAGVVGFLCTPDAKWIQGQTIIVDGGLSLVRGR; encoded by the coding sequence ATGGCCTGTAAAGAGCTTGAGGGAAAACTTGCATTTATAACAGGGGGAAGCAGAGGAATAGGTAAAGCTATTGCCCTTAAACTTGCTGAAATGGGGGCAGATGTAATAATTAACTACTACAAAAACAAAGAAAAAGCTGATGAAGTTGTAAAGGAAATAGAAAGTAAAGGTGTAAAGGGATACGCAATTCAGGGAGATTTTGGAAAAAAAGAGGATATAGACAGGGTTTTTGATGAGATAAAAGAAAAATTTGGATATCTGGATATTTTTGTCAGCAATGCAGTTGCTTCTGGAAGGGAAGTTGTAGGTGGATTTGCACCATTTTTAAGACTTAAAGAAAAAGGAACAAGAAGGATTTTTGATATAACAGTTATGGGTTTTATCTGGAGCACACAGAGGGCTGTTCCTCTTATGGAAGGAAGAGAAGGAAAAATTATAGCTATCTCTTCTACAGGAACCAGAGATTATATGCCTAATTATGCAATACATGGTGCAGCAAAATCAGCATTGGAAGCATTAGTTAGATATGCGGCTGTTGAGTTTGGACCTAAAGGAATTAATGTAAACACAGTTTCAGGGGGACCCATAGATACAGAGGCTATCCAGCTGTTCCCTAACTACGAAGAGGTAAAAGAAGGAACAATAAAACTGACACCCCTTGGAAGAATGGGAATGCCTGAGGATATTGCAGGGGTTGTTGGATTTCTCTGTACACCTGATGCAAAATGGATACAGGGACAGACTATTATAGTAGACGGTGGATTATCTCTTGTAAGGGGGCGTTAA
- a CDS encoding FliA/WhiG family RNA polymerase sigma factor has translation MKISTEERNEIIMEFLPKIHYIVQSIKQENLPPTITEEDLVNTGVLGLIDAINKYDPNKGVKLSTYAEIRIRGHIIDSLRKLDWVPRNVRQKARHIETAILEVEQKLGREASPEEIAEYLGMDVEEYMKYAEKISNSGLVSIDSKVGSDEDGTTSLWQIISINDDTPDKYVEEEELKRIITDIISKLKERERLVITLYYYEELSMKEIGEILGLTESRISQIHTKTMMKIKNMIRKYIDKD, from the coding sequence ATGAAAATATCCACGGAAGAAAGAAATGAAATAATAATGGAATTCCTTCCAAAAATTCATTATATAGTCCAGTCTATAAAGCAGGAAAATTTACCTCCTACAATCACAGAAGAAGACCTTGTTAATACAGGAGTTCTTGGTCTAATAGATGCAATAAATAAATATGACCCTAACAAAGGGGTTAAACTATCCACATACGCAGAAATAAGAATTAGAGGACATATCATAGATAGCTTAAGAAAACTTGACTGGGTGCCAAGAAATGTTAGACAAAAAGCAAGACATATAGAAACAGCTATTCTGGAAGTAGAACAAAAACTCGGTAGAGAAGCCTCTCCTGAAGAGATAGCAGAGTATCTGGGTATGGATGTAGAGGAATATATGAAATATGCAGAAAAGATATCCAATAGCGGTCTTGTATCAATAGACAGTAAAGTTGGTTCCGATGAGGATGGAACAACAAGCCTGTGGCAAATTATATCAATTAATGATGATACTCCTGACAAATATGTAGAAGAAGAAGAGTTGAAAAGAATAATAACTGATATAATATCTAAGTTGAAAGAAAGGGAAAGACTGGTTATAACCCTTTATTACTATGAAGAGCTTTCTATGAAAGAGATAGGTGAGATTTTAGGGCTTACAGAGTCAAGAATTTCACAGATACATACAAAAACAATGATGAAAATTAAAAATATGATTAGAAAATACATAGATAAGGACTAA
- a CDS encoding MinD/ParA family protein, which yields MKDQAEKLRNMVKNKKSLDFQVISVTSGKGGVGKTSFTVNLAYQLQKAGKSVLILDADLALANVDIILGERPKYNLLHLLSGEKNINEIIWESKYGIKFIPASSGFEELANLPQEKQIQIINSFQEIYYNFDIMLIDTSAGISENVINFCLASDRTIVITTPDPTALADSYAISRILLNYKSDNMDLGLVVNLVESEEEAEKMYRGMNNILREFTGKEISYYGFIRKDKKLSESVRDRYVLSAVNPKATYSQDVEAIARYIIDGKRPIRKENFWNRFLNNLKNLKLD from the coding sequence ATGAAAGACCAGGCAGAAAAACTGAGAAATATGGTGAAAAATAAGAAATCTCTTGATTTCCAGGTTATATCTGTAACCTCAGGTAAAGGTGGTGTTGGAAAAACAAGTTTCACTGTAAATCTGGCCTATCAGCTTCAAAAAGCTGGTAAGAGTGTTCTTATACTTGATGCTGACCTTGCCCTTGCAAATGTGGATATTATTCTGGGAGAACGTCCCAAATATAACCTTCTTCATCTTTTATCAGGAGAAAAAAATATAAATGAGATTATATGGGAATCAAAATACGGAATAAAATTCATCCCTGCATCCTCTGGATTTGAAGAACTGGCAAATCTTCCACAGGAAAAACAGATACAGATAATAAACTCTTTCCAGGAAATTTACTACAACTTTGACATAATGCTGATAGATACATCAGCAGGAATATCTGAAAATGTGATTAATTTCTGCCTTGCTTCAGACAGAACAATTGTTATAACTACTCCTGACCCAACAGCACTGGCAGACTCTTATGCAATATCAAGAATACTTCTAAACTACAAATCAGACAATATGGATTTAGGTCTTGTTGTAAATTTGGTGGAAAGCGAAGAAGAAGCAGAAAAAATGTATAGAGGAATGAACAATATCCTCAGAGAGTTTACAGGAAAAGAAATCAGTTATTACGGATTTATCAGAAAGGATAAAAAGCTATCAGAATCTGTAAGAGACAGATATGTCTTATCTGCTGTAAATCCCAAGGCTACTTACAGTCAGGATGTTGAAGCAATCGCCAGATACATTATTGATGGCAAAAGACCAATAAGGAAAGAAAATTTCTGGAATAGATTTCTAAATAATCTTAAAAACTTAAAACTTGATTAG